Proteins from a genomic interval of Medicago truncatula cultivar Jemalong A17 chromosome 3, MtrunA17r5.0-ANR, whole genome shotgun sequence:
- the LOC11425589 gene encoding blue copper protein yields the protein MTFSNPLILGFFLVINVAVPTLATVHTVGDKSGWAIGSDYNTWASDKTFAVGDSLVFNYGAGHTVDEVKESDYKSCTTGNSISTDSSGPTTIPLKKAGTHYFICAVPGHCTGGMKLSVKVKASSSASSAPSATPSPSGKGSPSDGTPAATTTTTTPSTQSASSSTSISPIVALFFTVSWILISYILV from the exons ATGACATTCTCTAATCCTTTGATTTTAGGCTTCTTTTTAGTGATCAATGTGGCAGTGCCAACTCTTGCAACTGTCCACACCGTTGGTGATAAATCAGGTTGGGCAATTGGTTCTGATTATAACACATGGGCTAGTGACAAAACATTTGCAGTTGGTGACAGTCTcg TATTCAACTATGGAGCTGGGCACACAGTGGATGAAGTTAAAGAAAGTGACTATAAATCATGCACAACTGGAAATTCAATTAGTACTGACAGCAGTGGTCCCACAACCATTCCCCTCAAGAAAGCAGGAACACATTACTTCATATGTGCTGTTCCTGGACATTGCACAGGTGGCATGAAACTTTCTGTTAAAGTTAAGGCTTCTTCTAGTGCTTCTTCTGCTCCTTCTGCAACACCATCGCCATCAGGGAAAGGTTCACCTTCTGATGGCACCCCTGCtgcaaccaccaccaccactactCCTTCCACACAAAGTGCATCTTCATCTACTAGTATCTCACCAATTGTTGCTTTATTTTTCACTGTTTCATGGATCTTGATCAGTTATATACTGGTGTGA
- the LOC11431177 gene encoding 28 kDa ribonucleoprotein, chloroplastic — protein sequence MAILRTTLPCPTQLSSTKHHVIITNSFDFDKKKHYSPDPFFSSSLRLSVTHTPTLIITTKQHFNSTLRFASTSEQQVTTQEQTEELSTTRLLAQNVPWSSTTEDVRSLFEKYGKVLHVELSMYNKNRNRGLAFVEMGSPEEASEALNSLQSYEFDGRIINIQYAKPKKEKIPPPVERKPITYNLFVANFPYEARSKDVKEFFDSGTGKVVSAEVIFHENPRRPSGYGFVSYKSKKEADEALAEFQGKNFMGRPLRVAPSKRFVQLAEESAGSEDTSSELSVNEAEADKTD from the exons ATGGCAATACTACGTACTACTCTTCCATGTCCAACTCAATTATCCTCCACAAAACACCATGTAATAATAACAAACTCTTTCGACTTTGACAAGAAGAAACATTATTCCCCTGatcctttcttttcttcttctcttcgtTTATCTGTTACTCATACCCCAACCCTTATTATCACAACCAAACAACACTTTAATTCTACTCTCAGATTCGCCTCTACTTCCGAACAACAAGTAACCACCCAGGAACAAACGGAAGAGTTGTCTACTACCAGGTTACTTGCTCAGAATGTTCCATGGTCAAGTACCACCGAAGATGTTCGTtctttgtttgaaaaatatggAAAAGTCCTCCATGTTGAG CTTTCAATGTATAATAAGAACAGAAACAGAGGTTTAGCTTTTGTGGAAATGGGTTCTCCTGAAGAAGCTTCTGAGGCTCTTAATAGTCTCCAATCATAT GAGTTTGACGGCCGCATAATAAATATCCAATATGCTAAGCCTAAAAAGGAGAAAATACCGCCACCAGTGGAACGGAAACCAATAACATATAACTTGTTTGTTGCAAACTTTCCTTATGAAGCAAGGTCTAAAGACGTCAAGGAGTTTTTTGATTCAggaactggtaaagttgtttcTGCAGAGGTTATATTTCATGAGAATCCTCGACGACCATCTGGTTATGGATTTGTCTCCTACAAGTCTAAGAAAGAAGCTGATGAAGCTCTTGCCGAGTTTCAAGGAAAG AATTTTATGGGAAGGCCACTAAGGGTGGCACCTAGTAAGCGGTTTGTTCAACTGGCGGAGGAGAGTGCAGGGTCTGAAGATACATCTTCTGAGTTGAGCGTCAATGAGGCAGAAGCCGACAAAACTGATTGA
- the LOC11431178 gene encoding uncharacterized protein, which translates to MGNPPREIDDYIFKQRKLHESQESQKYLREQNLSLLLQLNQKDQLLQLHKSEADMNARALKKFDLENQRLASACQKLLDEGQNLEKEIALYEHDREALMEFGNEADERERQAQSRVLELERNLLLLMGQLKKYKHQNNSMVGSSTCTVGEKNLLDSLLATLTNKDDDSTYAFLESNIENESCKRLLSMWNCLEPSVHRVLSLVAKIKSLEKDKEHLRINLHKAEEEVKLLFDENSIVDKANKRISKKCKERNDPSSGEKHTSSPSSKSNKRKSSPKTSSPVEQKERNHPNSSEKHTSSRSAKSNKRTSSPRTSSSVERKIDFDDQDSERQPLSPLRYNSTDCRIRKQ; encoded by the exons ATGGGAAATCCTCCTCGTGAAATCGACGATTACATCTTCAAACAACGCAAGCTTCATGAATCCCAAGAATCACAAAAATACCTTCGTGAACAAAACCTTTCTCTTCTCCTCCAATTGAACCAGAAAGACCAACTCCTTCAACTCCACAAG TCTGAAGCGGATATGAATGCACGAGCATTGAAGAAGTTTGATTTGGAGAATCAGAGACTTGCGTCGGCGTGTCAGAAATTGTTGGATGAAGGGCAGAATTTGGAAAAGGAAATTGCGTTGTATGAACATGATAGGGAAGCGTTGATGGAATTTGGGAACGAAGCTGATGAACGAGAACGACAAGCTCAGTCACGTGTTTTGGAATTGGAAAGGAATTTGCTCTTGTTGATGGGTCAATTGAAGAAATACAAGCATCAAAACAATTCAATG GTTGGTTCTTCTACATGCACAGTTGGGGAAAAGAATTTACTTGACTCTCTTTTGGCAACACTTACTAACAAAGATGATGATTCTACATATGCATTTCTGGAATCAAATATTGAAAATGAGTCATGTAAAAGGTTGCTGAGTATGTGGAACTG CTTAGAGCCATCGGTTCATAGAGTTTTGTCTCTAGTTGCCAAAATCAAGTCGCTTGAGAAAGATAAGGAGCATCTAAGAATTAACCTTCACAAAGCTGAGGAGGAG GTCAAATTACTGTTTGATGAAAACAGTATAGTGGACAAGGCGAACAAAAGGATATCGAAGAAATGCAAGGAAAGGAATGACCCCAGTTCAGGCGAGAAACATACCAGCAGCCCGTCTTCCAAG TCAAACAAGAGAAAGTCTAGTCCCAAAACAAGTAGCCCAGTGGAGCAGAAGGAAAGGAACCACCCCAACTCCAGCGAGAAACATACCAGCAGCCGATCTGCCAAG TCAAACAAGAGAACGTCTAGTCCAAGAACAAGTAGCTCAGTGGAGAGGAAGATTGATTTTGACGATCAAGATTCAGAAAGACAACCATTATCACCCTTACGATATAACTCCACAGACTGTAGAATACGCAAGCAATAA